Proteins encoded in a region of the Streptomyces sp. NBC_01298 genome:
- a CDS encoding PucR family transcriptional regulator, whose translation MEPETPTAWPVRRRMPDLAALDGPTRAAVAAAVARLSTLHEVFADRFLVSVRSHVPGYAVLSDEDIRASARRFMDILVSELTSLRVPDAALREMLGRYAVERAARGVPLDVLALGYQLGSREMLVLLDEVAAEVDLPADLLLAVHDSTWEFSNEASAVFARVQHDLAVERAHFDAERRSAFAAGVLGGSLPAERINRDAHLYGLVPQAPHLALAARAVSADEADAVRRAVAVAVRVPADRLLLAQIGPDLGFIVPRAPESLAGHLVAVGPPLPLDRLAAGFEEAALALDTALRFAMSGVVRLGDLGPRPLVLSGDRTAEGLAVRHLSPLDAAGRSNADIEETARTYLACDQNVRDAARLLAVHPNTVRYRVNRFQQLTELDLRRTEDLVTAWWLLNRRRG comes from the coding sequence ATGGAACCCGAGACGCCCACGGCCTGGCCGGTACGCCGGCGGATGCCGGACCTCGCCGCACTCGACGGGCCGACGCGCGCGGCCGTGGCCGCCGCCGTCGCGCGCCTGAGCACGCTGCACGAGGTCTTCGCCGACCGGTTCCTGGTGTCGGTCCGCAGCCATGTCCCCGGCTACGCGGTCCTCTCGGACGAGGACATCCGGGCCTCCGCCCGACGGTTCATGGACATCCTCGTCTCGGAGCTGACCTCGCTCCGGGTTCCCGACGCCGCGCTGCGCGAGATGCTCGGGCGCTACGCCGTCGAGCGCGCCGCCCGGGGAGTTCCGCTCGACGTGCTCGCCCTCGGCTACCAGTTGGGGTCGCGGGAGATGCTCGTCCTCCTGGACGAGGTCGCGGCCGAGGTGGACCTGCCCGCCGACCTCTTGCTCGCGGTCCACGACAGCACCTGGGAGTTCTCCAACGAGGCGTCCGCCGTGTTCGCCCGGGTCCAGCACGACCTGGCCGTGGAACGGGCCCACTTCGACGCCGAACGCCGCTCGGCCTTCGCGGCCGGTGTGCTCGGCGGCAGCCTCCCGGCGGAGCGGATCAACCGGGACGCGCACCTCTACGGGCTCGTCCCGCAGGCCCCCCATCTGGCGCTCGCGGCGCGCGCGGTGTCCGCCGACGAGGCCGACGCGGTCCGCCGCGCCGTCGCCGTGGCGGTGCGCGTCCCGGCGGACCGCCTGCTGCTCGCGCAGATCGGCCCGGACCTCGGCTTCATCGTGCCGAGAGCGCCGGAATCCCTCGCCGGCCACCTGGTGGCGGTCGGTCCGCCCCTTCCCCTCGACCGGCTCGCCGCCGGCTTCGAGGAGGCGGCCCTGGCGCTGGACACCGCCCTGCGGTTCGCCATGTCGGGGGTGGTGCGCCTCGGCGACCTCGGACCGCGGCCGCTCGTGCTGTCCGGCGACCGCACCGCCGAGGGGCTCGCCGTACGCCACCTGTCGCCGCTCGACGCCGCGGGCCGGTCGAACGCCGATATCGAGGAGACCGCGCGGACGTACCTCGCCTGCGACCAGAACGTACGTGACGCCGCCCGGCTGCTGGCGGTGCACCCGAACACCGTCCGGTACCGGGTGAACCGCTTCCAGCAGCTCACCGAGCTGGACCTGCGGCGCACCGAGGACCTGGTGACCGCGTGGTGGCTGCTCAACCGGCGACGGGGCTGA